TGTTCTTTCAATTGGGTTTCGCGTTTTTGATTCCCGAACTCATGCTGAGATTAAACAGTGAATCCTTTTCCCTTCCCTATTACGACCTAAAAAATATTTGGCCCCTCAATTATTACAATTTTGAGCAATACAGGGTAGATCAGTTTATTTCGGCTGGCGATATTGGCTTGGCATTATTGATTTTTGGAATCGTGTCCATTTTTGTAATCACGCCAATTTTAACCTATAAATACGGCAAACGCTGGTACTGTAGTTGGGTCTGCGGTTGCGGGGGATTAGCAGAAACCGCCGGCGATGCCTTTCGGCATTTGAGCGACAAACGGCAAATAGCCTGGAAGGTGGAACGCTGGGTAATCCACAGCGTGCTGGTGTTTGTGGTTTTGATGACTACGGCGGTGGTGCATAGCTATTTGGGCGATGACAGTTCAAAATATTGGTTGACGAAAGACGTGTTCCTAATTTCCGTGGCAGTAATCCTAACGGCCGTTTTTGCGGGAACGTTTATTTTTAAAAAGGAGGAATTACAAAAAGACGCCCGTTACGGGGCAATCGGTTATTTCGTGATTATTATTTCGTTAATTGGGTTTCACTATTTTTCTGGAAAAACTTTGTTTCTATTTGAAGCCGAGACCCTTCGAAAAAGCTATGGTTTTTTAATAGGCGCCGTTTTTAGCGGAGTGATTGGCGTAGGTTTTTACCCCATCTTCGGAAGTCGTGTTTGGTGTCGTTTCGGTTGCCCGATGGCTGCAATTCTTGGTTTTCAGCAACGGCTTTTTTCGCGTTTCAGAATTACCACAAACGGCGGACAATGCATCAGCTGCGGCAATTGTTCCACCTATTGCGAAATGGGCATCGACGTTCGTGCTTATGCCCAAAAAGGAGAAAACATTGTACGTTCCAGTTGTGTGGGCTGCGGAATCTGCTCGGCAGTTTGCCCGCGTGGGGTATTGAAACTTGAAAATGGTCCTCTGGAAAAAAGAATTGATTCAAACGAAGTTCTTTTGGGAAATGATGTGGATTTGATGAATTATGTAAATAAGTAGCAGTATTCAGTTGTAGTGCGCAGCATAGAGCTTTCAGGTTTAAGAATATACTTGTCAAACGGAATGTCATATATTTTTCTGAAATTCGCAATTCAAAAATTCCCCAGTTTTAATGTCCAAAATTATTAAAGTAATAATTCCCGCCTATAATGAAGAAGCCTCTATAGGGAAAGTGATTGCTGAAATTCCGGATATCGTTTCAGAAATAATTGTGGTCAACAATAACTCTACCGACACTACTGCCGAAGTTGCCAAAAAGGCGGGTGCCACAGTACTGTTTCAACCACAAGCCGGCTACGGAAACGCCTGCTTAAAAGGGATGGAATACATTTCAGAAGAAAAAACAAAACCAGAAATAATAGTTTTTCTCGATGGCGATTACAGTGATTACCCTTCGGAGTTGCCGCAAATCGTAGCTCCTATTATAGAGAATAATATAGATTTTGTAGTGGGTGCACGGGTAAAAGCATTGCGAGAATCTGGGTCGATGACTTTTCCCCAGCGCTTTGGCAATGAATTGGCAACAAAACTGATGAGACTTTTTTTCAATTCAAAATTTACCGACCTGGGACCCTTTCGTGCCATTAAATATGAAAAATTGCTTTCCCTAAACATGGAGGACAAAACCTATGGCTGGACTGTGGAAATGCAACTGAAAGTTTTGAAAAAGAAATTTACATATGCTGAAGTGCCTGTAAAATATAAAAACCGCATCGGGGTCTCCAAAGTTTCGGGTACGGTAAAAGGTGCTATCTTTGCGGGCGTAAAAATCCTTAGCTGGATCTTTAAATACAGTTTCAAAAAATGATTCTTGAATCAATAATCATTGCCGTTTATTCCATTGCCCTGCTCCTCATTTTTATGTATGCCTTGGCGCAGTTGAATTTGTTATTCAACTATTTAAAGGCTCGAAAAAGCAATAAATATTCACCAACATTTGATTTTTCAAATGAAGAAGAAGTTCCCTTGGTAACCATCCAACTTCCGGTTTATAACGAGCTTTACGTAATGGAACGTCTGCTGGATAATATAGCCGAAATTGATTATCCAGCGGAAAAGTTTGAAATACAAGTGCTTGACGACAGCACCGATGAATCTTTTGAGGAAACCGCAAGGCACATTAAAGCGCTTCAGAAAACAGGTTTGGACATTCATCATGTAACGCGCGAAAACCGTAAAGGTTTTAAAGCTGGCGCGCTGAAAGAAGGCTTAAAAACTGCCAAAGGCGAATATATAGCTATTTTTGATGCAGATTTTCTTCCAAAGAAAAATTGGTTAAAAAATACCATACCATATTTTAAAGATGAGAAAATTGGAGTGGTGCAAACCCGCTGGGGGCATTTAAACCGTGACTACTCCATACTTACGCGTGTTCAAGCCTTTGCGCTCGATGCACATTTCACTTTGGAACAGGTGGGAAGAAACAGCAAAGGACATTTTATAAATTTCAATGGAACGGCGGGCGTTTGGCGAAAGGAATGCATTCTGGACGCCGGCAACTGGGAAGGCGACACACTTACCGAAGATTTGGACCTCAGCTACCGTGCGCAGCTTAAAAACTGGAAATTTAAATATTTGGAAGAAGTTGAAACCCCGGCGGAACTTCCGGTGGTTATCAGTGCGGCGCGTTCCCAACAATTTAGGTGGAACAAAGGCGGAGCCGAAAATTTTCAGAAAATGGCGTGGCGTGTTTTTAAAAGCCACGATATTTCTGCGAAAACCAAAATACACAGCTTTCTGCATTTGCTAAACAGCACCATGTTTTTGAACATTTTGATAGTGGCAATTTTAAGCATTCCGATGCTTTATATCAAAAATGAATACGAACATTTGAAATTGTACTTCTATGTGATGAGCTTTTTTGTCGCCAGCACGATTATTTTTTTCATCTGTTATTGGTTTACTTACAAAACTATCTATGGCGGCGGTTTTAAACATTTTGTGAAATATTCAGCTATGTTTTTCACCTTTTTTTCAGTAGCAATGGGCTTTTCACTACACAATTCCATTGCAGTCTTGGAAGGACATTTTGGTAAGAAAAGCGAATTTATACGTACCCCAAAATTCAATATAAGTACTTTAAAGGAAAGCTGGAAAGGCAATAAATACCTGGCCAAAAACATCTCACCAAATGTGATTTTTGAAGGTATTTTAATGCTCTATTTCGCCTTTGGGATGTACAGTGCCTTTGTGGTTGGCGATCAAGGAGGCGATTTTGGACTGTTCCCGTTTCACCTCATGCTTTTTTTGGGATTTGGGTTTGTGTTTTTTAAATCATTGACTTCAAAAGCATAGAACTTTTTAACTACTTTTAAATACTGTCAATTTTGGAGAAATCGCAATTCTTCAACCTAAAATCGTAAATCAAAATGTATCCACCCCCGCACCACCAAAGCCACGATATTGAAAAAATGATTTCCGTTATCAAGCATTTTCCTTTGGGAATGTTAGTTACGGCGAAGGATAAAAAACCCTACATCACGCACATTCCCTTTATTTACAATGAAACCACCAAAAAATTGGTTGCCCATATAGACCGCAGCAATCCACAAATGGAAACAATGACTGAAAACGCGAGAGTTACGGTAGTTTTCAAAGGGCCAGATACCTACATTTCGCCTAGTATATATATTACGCCACAATTACCCACCTGGAATTATATCATCGTTCATATTACAGGCAGCCTTCAACTTATAAATGATCCGGAAGCGGCTAAGCAAACAATTGTAAACATGACCGAATTTTTGGAAGGCGAAGCACAAAAATTCATTCTAAAAAAAGACGACCCACGCATGGAGCGTTTGATAGATTACATTCAAGCTTTTGAAATAGAAATTACCAATTGGGAAGGGAAATTAAAGCTTTCACAAGATAAAATCCCCCAGGATTTTGAGAATGCGAAAGAGGAATTAATAAAAAAATCCCGAAACGATGTTTCGGGATTTATCAATAAAATATTTGAATAATTCTATTCAGCAATATTATAGGAAACTAATCTTCTTTCAACTCTTGTCAATGAATCTGATACAAAAGAACACGTTGATTTTACTTGTCCAATTTCTTCTGAATAAGAATAATAATCTCTTCCTGGTGATATATTCCCGTTGGTAAATTTTGCAAAAAGCTCATTTACAGAACATACAAAATCTCCAGCCGCAACTTGCACATTTGAATCAACACTCGCCAATACTCCATATATTTTTGCATCTCCAGGAGCATCTCTGATTAAATATTCCTGATTGATGTTGGAATTTGAAAAATATTTTAAATGATTTTCGTCAATTAAATATCCTGATGAATCTCTTAGTTTGGTGACCACAGTTCCATTATCTGGCACAATTGCACTTGTACCATCATTTCCCGATGTAGTGGTTTCGAAAGTATAAAATGTATTACCATTAATTTCAGATGTTCCAGTAATAGATACATCATCGAATGCACCCAAACTTTCAAATTCATCCGTTCGATCAATTCTTTGGAAATATTCATACCGCCAAGAATTACCAACAGTTAAAGCATAAAAATTGGGTTCGGAAAGTTCTTGCGCCTCTTGCGGAGTGCCGTCATCTTTATTACAGGAAGTAAATAAAACTGAAAATACAATTAAAACGGATAGGGAAAATTTCATAAGATTGGATTAACGTTAGTCACCTTATAACGCAATGTATTTCCAATTTATTTTAAATACTTCTTTACTTCCTCAAAATCCAACCCTCCATAATTGCCGCTGCTCATTAAAAGCAAGCAAGTATTGTCATAATCCTGAGAAAAAAGATACGTTTTAAAATCGGCCGGATTGGTGAACACTACTAGATCGTCTCGATCAAAAGCCTCGTCAATCTGCTCACCTTTTATTTCTTCCAACTGTTTTATCATCACCGCATGCGGCGAATAGAAAACTACCGCACTATCCGCTGCATCCAAGGTGCCTTTATATTCCTTTAAAAATTCCGGGTTTAGGCTGCTGTAAGTGTGCAATTCCAAACAGGCAATGAGTTTTCTCTCGGGATACTGGTTTTTAACCGCTTGGGTAGTGGCTTTTACTTTGCTGGGCGAATGTGCGTAATCTTTATATGCAACAGCAGTTTTGGTTTCAGCAATTTTTTCCAAACGTTTGCTTGCACCTTTGAAGGTTGCGATGGCTTCGTAAAAATCATCGGCATCTACACCCATCAATTGGCAAATCCAGCGGGCACCTTCCAGATTATTTAAGTTGTGTTTTCCGAAGATTTCCACCGGCATTGGCCCTTCGGGAGTTTCCAAAAGGGTGGTTCCGTCTTCCACGGAATATGCTGGTGTTTGATAGGGATATTTCTTGATCGGGTTGGCAGCTGCTTCTACCACCCGCTTCACCTCAGCGTCTTCTTCATTATAAATAATTGCACCGCCGTTTGTTATTTCCTTCAGAAATATTTCAAACTGTTCCACATAATTTTCATAGGTTGGAAAAACATTGATGTGGTCCCACGCAATGCCGCTGAGTAAAGCAATGTTCGGTTTGTATAGATGGAATTTTGGGCGACGGTCAATGGGAGAGGAAAGGTATTCATCACCTTCAATCACCATAAAATCATTGTCATCGGTTATCTTTACCATAGTGTCAAACCCTTCCAATTGGGCGCCTACCATGTAATCTACATCCTTGCCATGATAGTTCATCACGTGAAGAATCATAGATGTAATAGTAGTTTTTCCGTGAGAACCACCAATGACCACGCGGGTTTTGTTTTTGGACTGTTCGTAAAGAAATTCTGGGTAACTGTAAATTATTAAACCCAGTTCCTTCGCCTTTAAAAGTTCTGGATTGTCCGCTTTGGCGTGCATTCCGAGAATTACTGCATCAATTTCCGAAGATAACTTTTCGGGAAACCAGCCTTCTTTTTCTGGTAAAAGACCTTTGTTTTTCAATCTGCTTTTAGATGGTTCAAAAATCTCGTCGTCGCTCCCTGTTACAGTATCTCCTTTTTGATGTAATGCCAATGCAAGGTTGTGCATTGCGCTGCCGCCTATGGCTATAAAGTGGATTTTCATAAAATAGTTTCAAATTTCAGGTTTTAAAATGCTTCCTGAGTTTGCTTCAACAAATATAAAATTTCTAATTCTGAATTAGAGATTACATCGCTAAGATGAGTGATTTTTCTTTTTGCGCTTCATCAAAATCATTTCGATCTGCCAAGGCTTTGTTTATCCAGGTGAGGGCAATTTCCTTTTTGCCGAGATTTTTATAAATCTGCGCCAAACGGAAGTATGCCCAATCCTTGGGGACGCCATCTTTTATGGAGTAGTTGGCCAAATATTGGCTAAGGCATTCAATACCGTATTGGGGCTGCAGATTGTACTGCGCTGCAATTTTCCCAATTTGATAATTGAGTTGGTTGCGCTTATGGATTTTTAAGGATTTTGAAGTGGTTTCCAACGCTTCCATTGGCTGATTGTTCTTTTCATAAAGACCTGCAAGTTTTTCATAGGTATGTGGTGAACCGCCCACTTCAATTGCTTTTTTGTAAAATAGTTCCGCATCTTTCGGTCTGTCGGAATACTCGGCGATGTAGCCTTTCGCGAGGTATTCGTCCACTTTTGAAATGGCTCTCAATTCATCGGCATAGGCAATTGCTTTTTTTTCACTTCCACCGATAATGCCCGGCAACTGAATGTAAAACTCCACTAAGGCCCACCGCGCCTCAATATGGTTTGGGTCCAGGGTTGCTGCTCGTTCCAAATGGTGTTTTATATCGCCAATGTATGTAACCGCCCGAAGACGGCTTACGGATAGCGCTTTCATCCCCAGAGCACCGCCATATTTAAAATGGTAATTGGCACTGGTTCCTTCTTCTTTGACTAAGCTTTCATAATAAGAAACAGCTGTATCCCAATTCTTTCCATAAGCTGCTATATCACCTAAATATTCTCGGGTTTTTTTATCAGTGGGATTTTGTTTTAAATACTTTTCAAAAATAGGTTTTGCCTTGTTGAAGTTTTCTTGCTCAAAGTATTTTTCTGCCTTTTGGTAATTGTTTTGGGCAACTGTTCCGAGTGGAAATAATAGCGTAGGCACTAGCATCCAAAAGAATAAGGTATGCGCGTAATGTTTAAATAACTTTAAATCGTTACTGCGCACGGCCTACTTATCTTTTGGTGGATATTTCGCTAAAATTCTCTGTAAGACCGAAACGTAATATGTTTCTTTTTGTTGTGGCGTTGCACGTTCTTTCATCTCCCCTTCTGCCACGGCCTGCCAAACCAAATCGTCTTTTTCAACATCAATAAAATCCATTGTCAATTGTTGGTTTATTACTCTTCCGCCAATTGGAATGCCACCGCTTACGCCCACGCCCACGTTGCCCCCACCTCCACCAACCCCAATACCAATAGTATTGCGTGAGCGGGAAACGCTCTCGCGCGCATAAAAGTTGATGTACAATTGGGGAGTGTCACTTTTTACGAAACCTCGCTGCTGCAGCAAACTATCTGTAATCTGCATGATACGGCTATCGTCTAATTGGTTTAACCCTGAATCTATCGTAGGAAAATAGTTATAGGTAGAATATTTTGAAAAATCCGCTTGCTTGTCATAATCCACGGCCACCGTGGCGCCACAGGAAATAAAAAATATGGAGAGTACTAAAATTGAGAGCAACTTCATTGCATTATCTTTTCCTTAAAAATACGCAAAAAAGCTGCCTTTAGTTTTGGGTTTGCTATTCTTTAACAATTTTCTTTGTCACAGTACCTTTATTGGTAACCACTTCCACAAAATAGATGCCTGCGGAAAGGTCTTCCATATTTGAAAACTTAATCTAATTAATTACCGCTCACACTTTGACTTCCCTCGACCTGACATTGGTTCTAATTCAACATCGCCCAAAGTTTATCCTTTAACTCTGTCAAACCTTGTTGCGCCACGGAAGAAATAAACAGATACGGAATACCCTTAAACTGTTTGTCGAGAATCTTTTTCATCTCGGCTTTCAATTCATCATCTAGCATATCGCTTTTGCTGATGGCTACTAAACGTTCCTTATCTAAAAGTTGTGGATTGTAACGGCGCAGCTCATCTACCAAAATATCGTATTGTTCCTTAATATCCGGTGCATCTGCGGGAATCAAAAACAGCAAGGTAGAGTTACGCTCAATATGGCGAAGAAAACGATGCCCAATCCCTTTACCTTCAGCAGCACCTTCAATGATTCCGGGAATATCCGCAACTACAAAAGTTTTAAAATCGCGGTATTTAACAATCCCCAAGTTTGGCTTCAATGTGGTGAATTCGTAATTAGCAATCTTAGGTTTTGCTGCGGTAATAACGGAAAGCAGGGTAGATTTACCGGCATTGGGGAAACCAACGAGACCCACATCTGCCAGGATTTTAAGTTCAAGAATAATATCTACTTCTTCTCCTTCCTCGCCAGGCTGTGAGTAGCGTGGAGTTTGGTTGGTTGCACTTTTAAAATGGGCATTCCCTAATCCGCCGCGACCGCCTTTGGCAACTACTTTTTCTTCCCCGTCTTCGGTGAGCTCAAAGAGTATTTCCTCGGTTTCCTTATCGCGTACTACTGTACCCAAGGGTACTTCAATATAAACATCGGCACCATCGGCACCTGTGCTTGTTTGCTTGCTGCCGTGTTCGCCGTGTTCGGCTTTAAAATGTCTTTTGAATTTTAAATGGTACAATGTCCAAAGGTTTTTGTTGGCCTTTACAATTACGTGTCCGCCGCGGCCACCATCACCACCATCGGGACCACCTTTGGGAATATACTTTTCCCGACGCATGTGCTTACTGCCCTGTCCTCCCTTTCCGGAAGTAACATGGACCTTTACGTAATCTACAAAATTGCCTTCAGTCATTGTTTTGTGGAATTGTGTGTTTGTTGAATTGTGTAATTGTTTATTTTTTTAATTGTGCATTTCTTAACGCATTGATTTTATTCGATATCATTAAAAGATGTGCACGAAGTTTTTTATAAGCCTCATCATCAATAAAATTCAACCTTTTGGAAATTATTACTTGATTTAACAATTCCATTGTC
The Aequorivita iocasae genome window above contains:
- a CDS encoding 4Fe-4S binding protein, giving the protein MSTVQRNMSLTGEPPKTINTQQKLASAIGLIGLSVLFLALLNVNFPNKTLWLTASLIMIGGGTIWFSTAAYLNKHEGIKNDGVYFKSLTSKGFWAWVLGIILTLFYVVLYWFPQYLGLVKNGENKGIVALFDPLSKLLNGGPASQWFVYGTLYTLAILAFGIKFILKYRHNKYEKLRTYSVMFFQLGFAFLIPELMLRLNSESFSLPYYDLKNIWPLNYYNFEQYRVDQFISAGDIGLALLIFGIVSIFVITPILTYKYGKRWYCSWVCGCGGLAETAGDAFRHLSDKRQIAWKVERWVIHSVLVFVVLMTTAVVHSYLGDDSSKYWLTKDVFLISVAVILTAVFAGTFIFKKEELQKDARYGAIGYFVIIISLIGFHYFSGKTLFLFEAETLRKSYGFLIGAVFSGVIGVGFYPIFGSRVWCRFGCPMAAILGFQQRLFSRFRITTNGGQCISCGNCSTYCEMGIDVRAYAQKGENIVRSSCVGCGICSAVCPRGVLKLENGPLEKRIDSNEVLLGNDVDLMNYVNK
- a CDS encoding glycosyltransferase family 2 protein, encoding MSKIIKVIIPAYNEEASIGKVIAEIPDIVSEIIVVNNNSTDTTAEVAKKAGATVLFQPQAGYGNACLKGMEYISEEKTKPEIIVFLDGDYSDYPSELPQIVAPIIENNIDFVVGARVKALRESGSMTFPQRFGNELATKLMRLFFNSKFTDLGPFRAIKYEKLLSLNMEDKTYGWTVEMQLKVLKKKFTYAEVPVKYKNRIGVSKVSGTVKGAIFAGVKILSWIFKYSFKK
- a CDS encoding cellulose synthase family protein — translated: MILESIIIAVYSIALLLIFMYALAQLNLLFNYLKARKSNKYSPTFDFSNEEEVPLVTIQLPVYNELYVMERLLDNIAEIDYPAEKFEIQVLDDSTDESFEETARHIKALQKTGLDIHHVTRENRKGFKAGALKEGLKTAKGEYIAIFDADFLPKKNWLKNTIPYFKDEKIGVVQTRWGHLNRDYSILTRVQAFALDAHFTLEQVGRNSKGHFINFNGTAGVWRKECILDAGNWEGDTLTEDLDLSYRAQLKNWKFKYLEEVETPAELPVVISAARSQQFRWNKGGAENFQKMAWRVFKSHDISAKTKIHSFLHLLNSTMFLNILIVAILSIPMLYIKNEYEHLKLYFYVMSFFVASTIIFFICYWFTYKTIYGGGFKHFVKYSAMFFTFFSVAMGFSLHNSIAVLEGHFGKKSEFIRTPKFNISTLKESWKGNKYLAKNISPNVIFEGILMLYFAFGMYSAFVVGDQGGDFGLFPFHLMLFLGFGFVFFKSLTSKA
- a CDS encoding FMN-binding negative transcriptional regulator, with product MYPPPHHQSHDIEKMISVIKHFPLGMLVTAKDKKPYITHIPFIYNETTKKLVAHIDRSNPQMETMTENARVTVVFKGPDTYISPSIYITPQLPTWNYIIVHITGSLQLINDPEAAKQTIVNMTEFLEGEAQKFILKKDDPRMERLIDYIQAFEIEITNWEGKLKLSQDKIPQDFENAKEELIKKSRNDVSGFINKIFE
- a CDS encoding UDP-N-acetylmuramate--L-alanine ligase, yielding MKIHFIAIGGSAMHNLALALHQKGDTVTGSDDEIFEPSKSRLKNKGLLPEKEGWFPEKLSSEIDAVILGMHAKADNPELLKAKELGLIIYSYPEFLYEQSKNKTRVVIGGSHGKTTITSMILHVMNYHGKDVDYMVGAQLEGFDTMVKITDDNDFMVIEGDEYLSSPIDRRPKFHLYKPNIALLSGIAWDHINVFPTYENYVEQFEIFLKEITNGGAIIYNEEDAEVKRVVEAAANPIKKYPYQTPAYSVEDGTTLLETPEGPMPVEIFGKHNLNNLEGARWICQLMGVDADDFYEAIATFKGASKRLEKIAETKTAVAYKDYAHSPSKVKATTQAVKNQYPERKLIACLELHTYSSLNPEFLKEYKGTLDAADSAVVFYSPHAVMIKQLEEIKGEQIDEAFDRDDLVVFTNPADFKTYLFSQDYDNTCLLLMSSGNYGGLDFEEVKKYLK
- a CDS encoding tetratricopeptide repeat protein, yielding MRSNDLKLFKHYAHTLFFWMLVPTLLFPLGTVAQNNYQKAEKYFEQENFNKAKPIFEKYLKQNPTDKKTREYLGDIAAYGKNWDTAVSYYESLVKEEGTSANYHFKYGGALGMKALSVSRLRAVTYIGDIKHHLERAATLDPNHIEARWALVEFYIQLPGIIGGSEKKAIAYADELRAISKVDEYLAKGYIAEYSDRPKDAELFYKKAIEVGGSPHTYEKLAGLYEKNNQPMEALETTSKSLKIHKRNQLNYQIGKIAAQYNLQPQYGIECLSQYLANYSIKDGVPKDWAYFRLAQIYKNLGKKEIALTWINKALADRNDFDEAQKEKSLILAM
- a CDS encoding DUF4136 domain-containing protein, translated to MKLLSILVLSIFFISCGATVAVDYDKQADFSKYSTYNYFPTIDSGLNQLDDSRIMQITDSLLQQRGFVKSDTPQLYINFYARESVSRSRNTIGIGVGGGGGNVGVGVSGGIPIGGRVINQQLTMDFIDVEKDDLVWQAVAEGEMKERATPQQKETYYVSVLQRILAKYPPKDK
- a CDS encoding T9SS type A sorting domain-containing protein, producing MEDLSAGIYFVEVVTNKGTVTKKIVKE
- the obgE gene encoding GTPase ObgE, producing MTEGNFVDYVKVHVTSGKGGQGSKHMRREKYIPKGGPDGGDGGRGGHVIVKANKNLWTLYHLKFKRHFKAEHGEHGSKQTSTGADGADVYIEVPLGTVVRDKETEEILFELTEDGEEKVVAKGGRGGLGNAHFKSATNQTPRYSQPGEEGEEVDIILELKILADVGLVGFPNAGKSTLLSVITAAKPKIANYEFTTLKPNLGIVKYRDFKTFVVADIPGIIEGAAEGKGIGHRFLRHIERNSTLLFLIPADAPDIKEQYDILVDELRRYNPQLLDKERLVAISKSDMLDDELKAEMKKILDKQFKGIPYLFISSVAQQGLTELKDKLWAMLN